In Lacrimispora indolis DSM 755, a genomic segment contains:
- the gcvPB gene encoding aminomethyl-transferring glycine dehydrogenase subunit GcvPB, translated as MLIFEKGQEGRSMTILPECDVPVKLPEEGSLRKKSLRLPQVSENDISRHYTEAAKKAYGVNDGFYPLGSCTMKYNPKINESMAALPGFAQIHPMQPEHTAQGCMEVLKTAEKYLCEITGMDRMTFQPAAGAHGEFTGLLLMKAYHESRGDKKRTKIIVPDSAHGTNPASASMVGFSVISIPSAKDGGVDLEELKKAVGEDTAGLMLTNPNTLGLFDKNILDITKIIHEAGGLTYYDGANLNAVMGLIRPGDMGFDVVHLNLHKTFSTPHGGGGPGSGPVGCKNLLAEFLPGSMVEEENGYTFKDPVQSIGQVKNFYGNFLIVVRAMTYLFMLGKEGVPEAAKHAVLNANYMMAKLKDVYDMAYPGPCMHEFVMSLARLKKETGISAMDIAKGLLDNGIHPPTMYFPLIVPEALMAEPTETESKETLDEVISVLRGLHETAKAQPDTLHQAPVHTPVTRLDEVRAARNPILKYDFSDKETDKDDTGN; from the coding sequence ATGCTGATATTTGAAAAAGGGCAGGAAGGAAGATCGATGACCATTCTGCCGGAATGTGATGTGCCGGTTAAACTGCCGGAGGAAGGCAGTTTAAGAAAAAAGAGCCTCCGCCTTCCCCAAGTGTCTGAAAATGATATAAGCAGGCATTATACGGAAGCGGCGAAAAAGGCATATGGCGTCAATGACGGCTTTTATCCTTTAGGTTCCTGCACCATGAAGTATAATCCCAAGATCAATGAAAGCATGGCAGCTCTTCCGGGATTTGCACAGATTCATCCCATGCAGCCGGAGCATACGGCACAGGGCTGTATGGAAGTGCTGAAAACGGCAGAAAAGTACTTATGTGAGATCACCGGAATGGACCGTATGACCTTTCAGCCGGCAGCAGGAGCCCATGGTGAATTTACCGGACTTTTGCTGATGAAAGCATACCACGAAAGCCGCGGTGATAAAAAAAGAACAAAAATTATCGTACCGGACTCCGCACATGGAACCAATCCGGCAAGCGCATCCATGGTGGGCTTTTCGGTAATCAGCATTCCGTCTGCTAAAGACGGGGGAGTGGATTTGGAGGAATTAAAAAAGGCAGTCGGGGAAGATACGGCCGGACTGATGCTGACAAATCCCAATACATTGGGACTTTTTGACAAAAATATATTGGACATTACAAAAATCATTCATGAAGCCGGGGGATTGACTTACTATGACGGTGCAAATTTAAATGCCGTCATGGGGCTAATCAGACCGGGAGACATGGGATTTGATGTGGTCCACTTAAATCTTCACAAAACCTTTTCCACTCCTCACGGAGGCGGAGGTCCGGGAAGCGGACCGGTAGGCTGCAAGAATCTTCTGGCCGAATTTTTACCTGGCAGCATGGTAGAGGAAGAAAACGGATATACGTTTAAAGATCCTGTTCAAAGCATTGGGCAGGTGAAAAACTTTTACGGAAATTTCCTGATCGTAGTCAGAGCCATGACGTATTTATTCATGCTTGGAAAGGAAGGAGTTCCGGAAGCTGCAAAGCATGCCGTACTGAATGCCAATTATATGATGGCAAAATTAAAGGATGTATATGATATGGCATATCCGGGACCCTGTATGCATGAATTTGTCATGAGCCTGGCCAGGCTGAAAAAAGAAACTGGCATATCCGCCATGGACATAGCAAAAGGACTTTTGGACAATGGCATTCATCCGCCGACCATGTATTTCCCTCTCATCGTACCGGAAGCGTTAATGGCGGAACCAACGGAAACGGAGTCAAAAGAAACTTTGGATGAAGTGATTTCAGTATTACGCGGCTTGCATGAAACGGCAAAAGCCCAGCCGGATACCCTTCATCAGGCTCCTGTTCACACTCCGGTCACCAGGCTCGATGAAGTAAGGGCAGCCAGAAATCCAATACTAAAGTATGATTTTTCAGATAAGGAAACAGATAAAGATGATACAGGAAATTAA